The DNA segment ATCGTTCGTCGTCTTATCCAATGATTTCAATCATGTTTTTCAAGTTAAAACAATGAAGTCTTACTTTATCATGATCTTTCCTTGATAGATATGGCAAGTGTAGAAGCTGAAACCTTTTCCCAGAGGCAAAGGAACCTTGTCCCATTCTACACACAATAATGTATAACATCATCTTAAAGTAGCTGGGAACTATATTAatatttctttcttcaatcattttaaatgaaaaaacattcaaaattcaattttttcctTGAAATACAACCTTTTGCATTTCAACTAAAAAAAACATCATTTATTCACTCTTAAAAGTTATGGGTTTCCTCATAATTTTTCAGTGCAAAAATCCTCTCCACTGCACGGCATGATGTTGTGCACTGCAGAGTCATGGGATCCACATGATCCAATGATGGTGTCGTGCACAATATTATGTTATTCGGTCTTAACGGATTTGCTACTTAAAGTAGtatttgagagagcttctaAAAAACATTTTTCGGCTTTTGCTTAATCTAAGAAGTGCTTTTTAAAAACGCTCTCAAACACTAGCTTAAAATCTTGAAAAGTGAATGGAGGGGAAACAAACCTAATTTCCAAGATACCCCAACCACCATTCCATCCTCAACAGTGGGTTGCACCACGAATTCTATGTTATTACCCAACGTTTTCATTAACGATGAGAAGAAATCAAGCACTTGCTGCAAAGGAAATTAGAACCCACCAAAACATATGTAAGGGACAAAAAAAGAACAACTTAtttcagatatatatatatgtaaattttCTTTAGGATCTTCCACACGTAAATTCATACGTTTTTCCTACGTTACATAACGTGGTACCTTCTTCCCATGAAAAGATTGGAAAGCGGAAACAAAATTTGAAATGCAAAAGCATTCTTCAGAGATCACATCTGAAATCATGAGGTCGTTTTTGTTCTTCAATGCATCGTACAGCTTAAGGACAGTTTCCAAAGCTTTGTGTTCCTCCGGAGGTCCCGACGAGTCTTTGGCATTGCATGCCGCCGCCACCGAACACGAGCCGCCGGTGCCAATGCTTCTCTTGGAACCCAAAAGGCTCCACGAATGTTTTTCAAGTTTCGATTTCAGTTTTGTACCATAACGACTGTGAATGCCGATTCTTGATTTGCATGGTGCAATATTAAGGTGATTTGGTAATGGTTTGAAGCTTGTAGGGGTGGCAGAAGGAATTGAAAGGGAAATTGATCCCATCAAGAAGATTTAACTTACAATCGATCGGAAATGAAATGAAGCATTTGCATCAAAGAAAGAATATTGAGATTGTGTGAGGAATACTATTAAGCAATGATTTCCGGCCCAAGCTTAGAATATGTTTCACACGTGATGAATATGTTGAGAACTCGTATAATATGAAGTTTGGGATATATCCTTGTTATGACTTTTTAGCTGTCCAACAATATTTTCCAATCTCGTTCCCCATCACTAAAACTGAGTAccgaattttagtttttttattttatttttctcaacGGTATCGGATTTTAGTGGCCGGGGACGAGTCATCATTgtttgggcagctgaaaatttctatcATTGTCTAAACTTTCAGTATCCATCCATATATACAGATAAATTATAATTGGATCGATGGATTTCAAATgataaaatttctcaaatacATACAAAATGTGTCATTTGAAATCTCAAATGTTCCTCCAAAATAAATTCATCTATCTAAATTATTTTCAGAAATATATCAagatttttttccttttgaaaGAAAAGATATAATGAATATGACAGATTTAGCTTGGATCAACccttttttagtttttttttacctATGTATTCTCCTTAATTCTTGGGCACAATATTGTGAATTTTATTTTGGGGGGTTACGGTAATAAATTATGtattattacaaaataaattaatataatttaggaaaaattgtttttttggttcTATATATGTTTGAATCTTGCGATTTTGGCCATCAatgttatcaaatttcagttttagtcccctattttttttttcttggagattttagtattttttatgTGATGATGATGTGTATAGTGTCACATCAACACtcttaataaaaaaatgattaaaataaaaaaaataaaaaaaattacataattaaaattgaaatttaataaCACAGAAGACCAATCTCAAAGTACAAATTTACATGACCAAAAATATAGTTCttcttataattattattatattaagttCAAGCATACTCTAACTCTAATTCATAGTTCCATCCTGATTATTGCTTTAATAATGTGGTTGAATGATCGTTTTTGTAATCTTAAGAAATTATTTGTCAAATCGCAGCTGACAAAAAATAGGCCATTTGGTTTAGCCCATATAATAACTGGCCAATAGGCCCAGTTAATTCTGTTGTATGTCCTATGTGGGCTACCCGTTCCAAGGAACAATATCACTGAGACCAAGGTCGCCTGCAAAACCCGGTGATTCTTGTGAAATTCGGAACAAGAGCGAGATCTGAAGAGTGAGAATCCAATGGCGGAAGATTTGGTTCTGGACACGGCGATCCGAAATTGGGTATTGATTCCACTATCGTTGGTTATGGTCCTCATCGGGATCCTCCGGTACTTCGCATCCAAGATGATCCGTTCAGATCAAGTTCCCGATATCAAAATGGTCAAAGAAGGGTACTCTTGCTTGAATTCAGTTGATCATTCTACGGATGCATAGATAAAAATGTTTAGCGAATTTGGATTTATCAGcacttttttttgtttatatttatattatatcgtCAGGCAAGTGATAATTAGGGCAAGGAACCTTAGGGCAGCAGCGAATTTTATTCCCCCGAAATCGTTTCGTGCTCGCAGGTTTTATTTCAGCAACGAGGTGAGGAACTAAGAATTTTGGATTTGGTAACT comes from the Henckelia pumila isolate YLH828 chromosome 1, ASM3356847v2, whole genome shotgun sequence genome and includes:
- the LOC140870438 gene encoding uncharacterized protein translates to MGSISLSIPSATPTSFKPLPNHLNIAPCKSRIGIHSRYGTKLKSKLEKHSWSLLGSKRSIGTGGSCSVAAACNAKDSSGPPEEHKALETVLKLYDALKNKNDLMISDVISEECFCISNFVSAFQSFHGKKQVLDFFSSLMKTLGNNIEFVVQPTVEDGMVVGVSWKLEWDKVPLPLGKGFSFYTCHIYQGKIMIKNVEIFMEPLIHLEPIRLRIINLVMNAMEKMNSQVLLRKNERRAVNILLILLIFWATVAFFLF